One region of Citrus sinensis cultivar Valencia sweet orange chromosome 6, DVS_A1.0, whole genome shotgun sequence genomic DNA includes:
- the LOC102624614 gene encoding wall-associated receptor kinase-like 1, with protein sequence MEPPYSLCTYLSIWLMILCNFLHDLQQSNCQQTYLGNVSLECNNTPAISKGYLCNGPQKLCQSFITFRSQPPYDTPVSIAYLLGSEASSITLINKISSTDEKLPTDKLVIVPISCSCAASIYQHSTPYTIKANDTYFKLARYTYQGLTTCQALLGQNYFDAPNITIGAQVMIPLRCACPTAKQIDNGVSYLLAYMATKGDTISSIGHKFGVDQQSILEANMLSKADSIFPFAPLLIPLKNGSCSANPENFFCHCKNGFLVDGKLEGLHCKPDGKKFPVKLVALLGLGIGLGFLSVVVVGCYLYRFFKDKRNRMLKEKLFKQNGGYLLQQQLSSCGSSERAKVFTADELQRATDNYNQSRFLGQGGFGTVYKGMLPDGSIVAVKRSKEIDKTQIHQFINEVVILSQINHRHIVKLLGCCLETEVPVLVYEYISSGTLSHHIHDHQQQQEQKQKQELSSLSWENRVRVACEVAGAVAYMHSSASIPIFHRDIKSSNILLDDKFSAKVSDFGISRSIPNDKTHLTTTIQGTFGYLDPEYFQSSQFTDKSDVYSFGVVLLELLTGKKPICFARVEEERNLVACFISLAKENQLLEILDARVAKEAREEDIGAMAELAMRCLRLNSKKRPTMKQVSMELEGLRRSQRCLEMCQVNQLLADEISLADNLVISMQMDSKSFYSSA encoded by the exons aTGGAGCCACCATATTCATTGTGTACCTACCTTTCAATCTGGTTGATGATTCTGTGTAATTTTCTTCATGATTTGCAGCAATCAAACTGCCAACAAACTTACCTTGGTAATGTTAGTCTAGAATGCAACAACACCCCTGCCATATCAAAAGGCTATCTCTGTAATGGTCCTCAAAAGTTATGCCAGTCCTTCATAACCTTCCGATCTCAACCACCTTACGACACACCCGTCAGTATTGCGTATCTTTTAGGTTCAGAAGCCTCCAGCATAACCttgatcaataaaatttcatctaCTGATGAGAAATTGCCTACTGACAAATTAGTAATAGTTCCTATTTCGTGTTCCTGTGCTGCCAGTATATACCAACACAGCACTCCTTACACCATCAAGGCCAACGACACGTATTTTAAGTTAGCACGCTATACTTACCAGGGCTTGACAACTTGCCAGGCTCTCCTCGGACAGAACTACTTCGACGCACCAAATATTACTATTGGTGCGCAGGTGATGATCCCGCTGAGATGTGCTTGTCCGACCGCAAAGCAGATAGACAATGGAGTGAGCTATTTGTTGGCTTATATGGCAACAAAGGGTGATACTATTTCATCAATTGGACATAAATTTGGAGTTGATCAACAGAGCATTTTGGAGGCAAACATGCTGTCAAAAGCTGACTCAATTTTCCCTTTTGCACCTCTTTTGATTCCACTCAAAAACGGAAGTTGCTCTGCAAATCCTGAGAATTTCTTTTGCCATTGTAAGAATGGTTTCCTTGTAGATGGCAAGCTAGAGGGTCTCCATTGCAAACCTGATGGCAAAAAGTTTCCGGTCAAATTGGTTGCTCTCTTAG GTTTGGGGATTGGTTTGGGATTTTTGAGTGTGGTGGTTGTGGGGTGCTATTTGTACAgattttttaaggataaaagaaatagaatgCTTAAAGAGAAGCTGTTCAAGCAAAATGGAGGCTACTTGCTGCAACAACAACTATCATCCTGTGGAAGTAGCGAAAGAGCTAAAGTATTTACAGCAGACGAGCTTCAAAGAGCAACAGACAATTACAACCAGAGCCGGTTTCTTGGCCAAGGAGGATTTGGCACTGTCTACAAAGGGATGTTACCTGATGGTAGCATAGTTGCTGTCAAAAGGTCAAAAGAGATTGATAAAACTCAAATTCATCAATTCATTAATGAAGTTGTCATTCTCTCTCAGATCAATCATCGACATATTGTCAAGCTTCTGGGTTGTTGTTTAGAGACTGAAGTACCGGTACTAGTATACGAGTACATCTCCAGTGGAACACTTTCCCACCACATTCATGATCACCAGCAACAGCAAgaacagaaacaaaaacaagaattGTCTTCACTTTCATGGGAGAATCGAGTTAGGGTTGCGTGTGAAGTTGCAGGAGCAGTAGCATATATGCATTCCTCAGCCTCTATCCCTATCTTTCATCGCGACATCAAATCTTCCAACATACTCTTGGATGATAAATTTAGCGCAAAAGTTTCTGATTTTGGTATTTCAAGGTCTATACCGAACGATAAGACTcatttaacaacaacaattcaaGGAACCTTCGGATACTTGGATCCAGAGTATTTTCAATCAAGTCAATTCACAGATAAAAGCGATGTGTATAGCTTTGGGGTTGTTCTATTAGAGCTTCTAACCGGTAAGAAACCAATCTGTTTTGCTAGagtagaagaagaaagaaatttagtTGCATGCTTCATTTCATTAGCAAAGGAGAACCAACTGCTTGAGATTTTAGATGCTAGAGTAGCTAAAGAAGCAAGAGAAGAAGATATTGGAGCTATGGCAGAGCTTGCAATGAGATGTTTGAGATTGAATAGCAAAAAAAGACCGACGATGAAACAAGTTTCAATGGAGCTTGAAGGGTTGAGAAGATCACAGAGATGCTTAGAAATGTGCCAAGTGAATCAGTTGTTGGCAGATGAGATTTCATTAGCAGACAACTTAGTAATTTCCATGCAAATGgattcaaaatcattttattcatcAGCTTGA